A genomic region of Vitis vinifera cultivar Pinot Noir 40024 chromosome 7, ASM3070453v1 contains the following coding sequences:
- the LOC100265314 gene encoding protein FAR1-RELATED SEQUENCE 3-like isoform X1 → MMESTSSQAIDSDEGDRCLQVESYNEHELADDEPSTNGNLHIGGEDKTLAQSVASPHSIGNNVEPYVGMEFKSREDAREFYIAYGRHTGFTVRIHHNRRSRINNNVIGQDFVCSREGFREKKYIYRKDRILPPPPVTREGCPAMLRVAIRDGPKWVITKFVKEHNHKLMSPSKVPWRGSGKNFVSEDEKDQRIQELTLELYNERQKCKRLCAAYQEQLRLVLKDIEEHTDHLSRGVEDAVQKVRDLENEHPH, encoded by the exons ATGATGGAGAGCACATCTAGTCAAGCAATTGATTCAGATGAAGGTGATAGGTGCTTGCAAGTTGAAAGCTACAATGAGCATGAACTTGCTGATGATGAACCATCAACAAATGGAAATTTACATATAGGTGGAGAGGACAAAACATTAGCACAATCAGTTGCAAGCCCACATTCAATTGGTAATAATGTAGAGCCATATGTTGGCATGGAGTTCAAATCAAGAGAAGATGCTCGAGAATTTTATATTGCTTATGGCAGGCATACAGGTTTTACTGTGCGCATTCATCATAACCGCCGATCACGAATAAATAACAATGTTATTGGTCAAGATTTTGTTTGTTCAAGAGAAGGATTTcgtgaaaagaaatatatatacagaAAAGATAGGATTCTTCCACCGCCGCCTGTCACCCGAGAAGGTTGTCCTGCAATGTTGAGGGTAGCAATCAGGGATGGACCTAAGTGGGTTATTACCAAATTTGTTAAAGAGCACAACCACAAGTTAATGTCTCCCAGTAAAGTTCCATGGCGAGGATCAGGAAAGAATTTTGTCAGTGAG GATGAGAAGGATCAGAGAATTCAAGAACTCACCCTTGAGCTTTATAATGAGAGACAAAAATGCAAACGTCTGTGTGCAGCTTATCAGGAACAATTACGCCTGGTGTTGAAAGATATTGAGGAACACACAGATCACTTATCAAGAGGAGTTGAAGATGCAGTTCAAAAGGTAAGAGATCTTGAAAATGAGCATCCGCATTAG
- the LOC100248330 gene encoding protein FAR-RED IMPAIRED RESPONSE 1 isoform X1, giving the protein MMKCYSILRLVPVDSDMGAGNVEASAETGSVAFEEDSVVEPCVGMEFDSEDAAKEFYDEYARRVGFIMRIDQCRRSEVDKRILSRRLSCNKQGFYVKIRDQYGPVRKPRPSTRQGCKAMMLVKLNKSGKWVVTRFVKDHTHPLVVSSRPSRSSMDSKDRRIQELTMEVEHQDQLCELYRGQLITFLKNVEEQTEVLSTKIEVAVNSVRKVESEGQKHSRHR; this is encoded by the exons ATGATGAAATGTTACTCCATTCTGAGATTAGTACCAG TGGATTCAGACATGGGGGCTGGGAATGTGGAAGCTTCTGCTGAAACGGGGTCAGTTGCATTTGAAGAAGATTCTGTGGTAGAACCATGTGTCGGTATGGAGTTTGATTCTGAAGATGCTGCTAAAGAATTCTATGATGAATATGCAAGACGTGTAGGATTTATAATGCGCATTGATCAGTGCCGTCGTTCAGAGGTTGACAAGAGAATTCTTTCTCGTAGACTTTCATGTAATAAGCAGGGGTTTTATGTTAAAATTAGAGACCAGTATGGCCCAGTTAGAAAACCACGACCCAGCACACGTCAAGGGTGCAAAGCAATGATGCTGGTAAAGCTAAATAAGTCTGGGAAATGGGTTGTAACAAGATTTGTAAAGGACCATACCCATCCACTCGTTGTTTCTAGCCGTCCTTCTCGTAGTTCTATG GATAGCAAAGACCGGAGGATTCAAGAACTGACCATGGAGGTGGAGCATCAGGACCAACTATGTGAACTGTATCGAGGGCAGCTAATAACGTTTCTGAAAAACGTCGAGGAGCAAACTGAGGTGCTCTCGACCAAAATTGAAGTTGCGGTAAACAGCGTGAGAAAAGTTGAGAGCGAAGGTCAGAAGCATTCTCGTCATCGATAG
- the LOC100248330 gene encoding protein FAR1-RELATED SEQUENCE 5 isoform X2, whose amino-acid sequence MDSDMGAGNVEASAETGSVAFEEDSVVEPCVGMEFDSEDAAKEFYDEYARRVGFIMRIDQCRRSEVDKRILSRRLSCNKQGFYVKIRDQYGPVRKPRPSTRQGCKAMMLVKLNKSGKWVVTRFVKDHTHPLVVSSRPSRSSMDSKDRRIQELTMEVEHQDQLCELYRGQLITFLKNVEEQTEVLSTKIEVAVNSVRKVESEGQKHSRHR is encoded by the exons A TGGATTCAGACATGGGGGCTGGGAATGTGGAAGCTTCTGCTGAAACGGGGTCAGTTGCATTTGAAGAAGATTCTGTGGTAGAACCATGTGTCGGTATGGAGTTTGATTCTGAAGATGCTGCTAAAGAATTCTATGATGAATATGCAAGACGTGTAGGATTTATAATGCGCATTGATCAGTGCCGTCGTTCAGAGGTTGACAAGAGAATTCTTTCTCGTAGACTTTCATGTAATAAGCAGGGGTTTTATGTTAAAATTAGAGACCAGTATGGCCCAGTTAGAAAACCACGACCCAGCACACGTCAAGGGTGCAAAGCAATGATGCTGGTAAAGCTAAATAAGTCTGGGAAATGGGTTGTAACAAGATTTGTAAAGGACCATACCCATCCACTCGTTGTTTCTAGCCGTCCTTCTCGTAGTTCTATG GATAGCAAAGACCGGAGGATTCAAGAACTGACCATGGAGGTGGAGCATCAGGACCAACTATGTGAACTGTATCGAGGGCAGCTAATAACGTTTCTGAAAAACGTCGAGGAGCAAACTGAGGTGCTCTCGACCAAAATTGAAGTTGCGGTAAACAGCGTGAGAAAAGTTGAGAGCGAAGGTCAGAAGCATTCTCGTCATCGATAG